The following proteins are co-located in the Synechococcales cyanobacterium T60_A2020_003 genome:
- a CDS encoding Ycf34 family protein: MCICVNCHYVDRCTTYYAVEHQHQQPHLTEMPDFEAVEPTINVNIRHQDDIIEMEWDVVGCKSFREEVGKWARLRPGELVPT, encoded by the coding sequence ATGTGTATTTGTGTAAACTGCCACTACGTCGATCGCTGTACAACTTACTATGCGGTTGAGCATCAACATCAGCAACCCCATTTGACGGAAATGCCTGATTTTGAAGCGGTAGAACCGACGATTAACGTCAATATCCGGCATCAGGACGACATCATTGAGATGGAGTGGGATGTGGTCGGGTGCAAGAGCTTTCGTGAAGAAGTAGGGAAATGGGCACGTCTTCGCCCGGGTGAACTAGTTCCTACCTAG
- a CDS encoding DUF2281 domain-containing protein: MTIREAAIAKIQQLPESLVQEIIDFIDFITRNRQTKAAIDSLEGDRSSDWTQWFESTDSLDITPTAPTNEYQQRLLSKYQQQGLDP; the protein is encoded by the coding sequence ATGACAATTCGAGAAGCCGCGATTGCGAAGATCCAGCAACTTCCAGAATCGCTGGTGCAAGAAATTATCGACTTTATCGATTTCATCACGCGCAATCGTCAAACCAAAGCAGCTATTGATTCGCTTGAAGGCGATCGCTCTAGCGATTGGACACAATGGTTTGAGTCTACTGATAGCTTAGACATCACCCCGACAGCGCCAACTAACGAATATCAGCAGCGCTTGCTGAGTAAATATCAGCAACAAGGACTCGACCCGTGA